The segment TCATTAGCATTTGGTCTTCTTTCGGTAATGCGATCATATATCCGCCAGCTCGTCCGCGAGGGATGATCGTAACTTTGTGTACCACACGAGCACGGCTCAAGACCAAACCAACGATCGTATGTCCTGCTTCGTGGTAAGCCACCATTTCTCGTTCCCGTTTGCTGATGACACGGTCTTTTTTCGCTGGACCGGCGATCACGCGATCTTCTGCTTCATCGATATCGGAAGCATCGATTTTCTTTTTATTGCGGCGCGCAGCAACTAATGCTGCTTCGTTCAAGACGTTTTCCAGATCCGCACCGGCAAAACCAGGTGTTTGTTGGGCAACGACTTTCAAATCGACATCATCTGCTAACGGTTTGTTCCGAGCATGTACTCGCAAGATCGCTTCACGACCTTTCACGTCAGGACGACCTACCAAGATTTGGCGGTCAAAACGGCCTGGACGCAATAGCGCAGGATCTAATACATCAGAACGGTTGGTAGCGGCAATGACGATCACGCCTTCGTTGCCATCGAAACCATCCATTTCAACAAGCAATTGGTTCAATGTTTGTTCCCGTTCATCGTGTCCGCCGCCCATACCGGCTCCCCGTTGACGACCGACCGCATCGATTTCATCGATGAAGATGATAGCTGGTGCATTTTTCTTCGCGGTTTCAAAAAGATCACGTACACGACTGGCACCGACACCGACGAACATTTCTACAAAGTCGGAACCGGAGATAGAATAAAACGGTACGCCAGCTTCACCGGCAACAGCTTTTGCCAATAACGTTTTACCAGTCCCGGGAGGTCCTTCTAAAAGAACACCGGCTGGGATACGTGCGCCCAGTTCCACGAAACGCCGCGGATCTTTCAAGAACTCAACAACTTCGACAAGTTCTTGTTTTTCTTCTTCTGCTCCCGCTACATCTGAGAAGCGGATGCGGTTGGCTTTTTTGTCAGCCTCTTTGGCTTTGGATTTGCCGAAATTCATCACTCGGCCACCGCCGCCACCGCCGCCTCCTTGTTGGCCCATCATCATATAGAAGAAAAAGATGATGATGACTAACGGAAGAAAGCTCATCAACAATGAGATCCACACGCCGCTGTTGGATTGTTCCTTCACAGTGGTGGCAACATCATTTTCGTTTGCCAGTTGTGTTACCTCGTTCAATGTCGAATCGTTAGGTAGCACGACTGTTGAGAAGGTCGTCGTCGGTGTGCTGGTATCGCCCCAGACCGATAGACCGTTGCTGTTGCTGACTTTTTGTTCTTCGTTATATTCACCGGTGATTTTATAGACGCCATTTGTCGGCTGAATGGTAAATTCTTTGATCTTGCCGTCTTTTAATTGCTCAGTGAATTTAGAGTACTCTATATCTGGCGATTGCTGATTGCCGTTTCCAAAAATGAAATAGACGACCATGACCATCGCAAGGAGCACGAGTACATAGTATAAGGTATTTTTTAACATACCGTTATTTTTCTTGTTCATGCTTGCCCTCCTTGGCTATTATTTTATCAATCCTGACCTTTATATTGTATCATAATTAAAGCAAATTCCAGCATTAATTTGATTGATATACTGAAGGTTTTAACACACCTACATAAGGAAGGTTGCGGTATTGTTCGATATAATCCAATCCATATCCGACAACAAACTCGTTTGGTACGTCAAAACCGATATAATCTGCTTCAATATCTACAACACGACCTTCCGGTTTGTCTAATAATGTAGCGATTTTTACAGAATTTGCTTTGCGATATTTGAATAGATCGACTAAGTACGCTAACGTACGGCCGCTGTCGATGATATCTTCCACGATCAGCAGATCTCGGCCTTCCACATTTGTATCCAGATCTTTCAGAATTTTCACTTCTCCTGATGATACAGTCGCTTTTCCATAACTGGAGACCGCCATGAAATCCATCTCCAAATAGCAGTCCATCGTGCGGACGATATCTGCCATAAAGTGGATCGATCCTTTTAAAATCCCGATGACCAGTGGATTTTTATCTTGATATTCTTCTGTTAGCTGTTTTCCCAACTCTACACAACGCGCAGCTATTTCTTCTTCGGTGATTAAGATTTTTTCGATATCCTTTTCTAACATTTTTTTCTCCTTCCAATGTTACTCCCGATATTTATAAAGAAGTCTGTAGTGTATTTTATCAGTTTCCTGAGCAATACTCAAATAAGAAAAGACAATTGGTAAGATGCCCAGTATTTGTTTTTTTTCATCTTCGATCACCCAAGCCCGTTCTCGTTGATCATTAGAAATCTTTTTATCGATAAAAATCCGATTGACTTTTTTTCTTAAAGTCGGTGTCAGCTGAATGCGGTCGCCACTTTCCCGTTTGCGAATCATCACCATTCTAGGAAAGTCTATCGACAAAAGTTGACTGAATTCTGACCAAAGTTTGACTTTTTCGGGAATTTTCTCTTCTTGGTCAATAGGCCAAATAGCCAGCCATTCATTTTCTGATAAAAACAGGCTTTCTCCCACTTTCAATATTTGATGAGAAACCGTATTTGTCTGCTGGATTTTTTTCAATGCAAAAGTGTCATAGGACTTGACGGCTTGCCAGTTTTCCGAAAAATCCAATGACCATTGTGCTTTCCCGTCAGCCAACAAGTATAAAATCTTTTTCAGTTGTGCTTCGCTGGTTTCCACACCCAGACGATGCCGGCTTTCAGAAAAAAAATACTGCAGTGAAAAATAGCGGGCCGCTTCTGATTGTCTCATAAAATCACTAACTGCAAATTGCCATTGATCGTTGACGGATACATATTTATCAAACCAATTTTTTTGCTGTTCCGTCAACAATTCATCCGCCCAGATCAGCTGTTGCGATAATTTTTGGAAGTGCACGGCAGCTTGGGCATTTTCTTTTTTCAGCAAAGGTACGACTTGATGACGCAGCCGATTGCGTTGGACATCCAACAATGCATTCGTAGCGTCTTCAAAGTATTCGATCCTATGTTCTTTGGCATAGTTGCGGATTGTTTCTTTGCTGAATTGCAGCAGCGGACGAACCAGTTTGCCGCCGCCAAAAGACTGTTGATCCCGAATCCCCATGCTGTTTTTGATTGTACCGTCTCGCAGGATCTTCATGAGCATCGTTTCCATTTGATCATCGCTGTGATGGGCAGTCAGCAACAAATCAAAGCTTCCTTGTTCCATCACTTCCTGAAAAAAAGCATAGCGGAATTTGCGGGCGGCATTTTCCATCCCAACAGTCGGCGGATTTTCCCAACGCTTGTGATAAAAAGGAATCTGGCGGCTTTGACAATATTCAGCTAAAAAAGCTTCTTCTTGAATCGAGGCATCTCTTATCTGATGGTTGATATGGGCCACTGCGATCTTACAGCCAATTTTTTCACGGATTTTTTCCATCAGAGTCAGTAAAACCATGGAATCGACACCTGTCGAAACAGCAATCAAAATATTTTTTTGCGGTTGCCACCACCCCTGTTCGACACCCTGCTTGCAAAATACCGTCTCCAAATCCACGCTGCACACCTTCTTTCTTCATTAGCATTCAATAGGAAAAAGGCGGGAACACTGTCCAAAACAGCTGTTCCCGCCTTTTCGTCTATTAGTTGCGACGACCGCCGCGGCCTCCGCGTTTTCCTTCTGTATTGCGTTTCAAAGATGAAAGACGGTCATCGCTGTCTTTCAAAAATGAACTCATCAATGTATCGAAGTCTTGTTTATTGTTTGCAGAGCTTTGACCACGAGAAAATGATTTTTTTTGCGCTGGACGATTACGCGTTTCTTTTTTTGCAAATTCACGCTTTTCTTGCGGCTGTTCTTGGGCTTTGCGGATCGACAAGCCGATCTTTCCATCGTTACCGACAGAAGTTACCAGTACTGTCACTTCATCGCCGACTTTCAATACGTCGTTGATGTCTTTGACAAAGCCATTGGATACTTCGCTGATATGAACCAACCCTGTTTTTTTATCTCCTAGATCAATAAACGCACCAAAATTTGTGATACCAGACACTTTTCCTTGCAGCTTAGCTCCTACTTCGATTGACATATAAAGATTGTTCCTCCTAATATTTTTCCCAAATATATATTTTTACTACTCATCAGTAGTAGTAGATGATGTTGAATTGCTGGATTGCGTTTCTTCCGGCAAAGGATAAACGCTCTCGCCTTCTTTTGAATAGAAAAAGCGGCTGCGTGCTAATTTTGCGACATAATCTTCATCTTTTAATAAAGAAACGTCATGCTCCAATTGAGCTACATTTTTTTCAGCTGCTTTTTTTTCAGCGATCGCTTCTTGCTTGATTTCACTCAGTTCCTGCAATCGTTGATGATCGTTGAATAACTGAATGCCGACAAACACAAAAACAACGATGGCCGCAACAAAAATCGCGCCTAGACGTCTTCGTCGAAAAACGACCTGTTGATGCTGTTCTTTGTATTTCGCATACTGCGCTTTTGCATAAGCTGTGTCAAGTGTCGTAATGTTGTTTTCATTTTTCATCCCGTACTCGCTCCATCTTCTTGTGATTGTCGTTTTCATTATACCAACATCAAGATAGCTTGTCTAATCTATTTCTCAAGAGTATCTTGTCTTGTTTCCGAAAGAATCTCGTACATTTTTGCCGCATCTTCTTTTTTCGTGGATTCGTGTAATTCCAAGACTTTGATCTCTAAAATCTTATTGCCGAACTGGATCTTTACGATATCGCCGATTTTGACGGTGCTGCTGGATTTCGCCAGCTTGCCGTTGATTTGGATCCGTCCTTTGTCCGCCACTTCTTTTGCGACAGTCCGACGCTTGATGATCCGGGCGATTTTTAAAAATTTGTCTAAACGCATTGTTTCATCTCCTCTTAAAACGTAGTATTTTTTTGCCAAACGGCAGTAAAAGCCATTCTCTGATTGTAAATAAACGGAGCCGTATCGCGCTGCTGATAAAAAATATTATCCCGACAGCCACGCCTCCAACGCTTGTCAATAATGCCGACAACCGATGCTGGATCACTCCAAACAGCAGTGTGATCCCACTATAATATACCAATATACTACAAATCATGATCCCGATACAGAAAAGCAATGTTCTGCCGAATTTTCGCT is part of the Enterococcus mediterraneensis genome and harbors:
- a CDS encoding RNA-binding S4 domain-containing protein; this translates as MRLDKFLKIARIIKRRTVAKEVADKGRIQINGKLAKSSSTVKIGDIVKIQFGNKILEIKVLELHESTKKEDAAKMYEILSETRQDTLEK
- the hpt gene encoding hypoxanthine phosphoribosyltransferase, giving the protein MLEKDIEKILITEEEIAARCVELGKQLTEEYQDKNPLVIGILKGSIHFMADIVRTMDCYLEMDFMAVSSYGKATVSSGEVKILKDLDTNVEGRDLLIVEDIIDSGRTLAYLVDLFKYRKANSVKIATLLDKPEGRVVDIEADYIGFDVPNEFVVGYGLDYIEQYRNLPYVGVLKPSVYQSN
- the tilS gene encoding tRNA lysidine(34) synthetase TilS produces the protein MDLETVFCKQGVEQGWWQPQKNILIAVSTGVDSMVLLTLMEKIREKIGCKIAVAHINHQIRDASIQEEAFLAEYCQSRQIPFYHKRWENPPTVGMENAARKFRYAFFQEVMEQGSFDLLLTAHHSDDQMETMLMKILRDGTIKNSMGIRDQQSFGGGKLVRPLLQFSKETIRNYAKEHRIEYFEDATNALLDVQRNRLRHQVVPLLKKENAQAAVHFQKLSQQLIWADELLTEQQKNWFDKYVSVNDQWQFAVSDFMRQSEAARYFSLQYFFSESRHRLGVETSEAQLKKILYLLADGKAQWSLDFSENWQAVKSYDTFALKKIQQTNTVSHQILKVGESLFLSENEWLAIWPIDQEEKIPEKVKLWSEFSQLLSIDFPRMVMIRKRESGDRIQLTPTLRKKVNRIFIDKKISNDQRERAWVIEDEKKQILGILPIVFSYLSIAQETDKIHYRLLYKYRE
- the ftsH gene encoding ATP-dependent zinc metalloprotease FtsH, with protein sequence MNKKNNGMLKNTLYYVLVLLAMVMVVYFIFGNGNQQSPDIEYSKFTEQLKDGKIKEFTIQPTNGVYKITGEYNEEQKVSNSNGLSVWGDTSTPTTTFSTVVLPNDSTLNEVTQLANENDVATTVKEQSNSGVWISLLMSFLPLVIIIFFFYMMMGQQGGGGGGGGRVMNFGKSKAKEADKKANRIRFSDVAGAEEEKQELVEVVEFLKDPRRFVELGARIPAGVLLEGPPGTGKTLLAKAVAGEAGVPFYSISGSDFVEMFVGVGASRVRDLFETAKKNAPAIIFIDEIDAVGRQRGAGMGGGHDEREQTLNQLLVEMDGFDGNEGVIVIAATNRSDVLDPALLRPGRFDRQILVGRPDVKGREAILRVHARNKPLADDVDLKVVAQQTPGFAGADLENVLNEAALVAARRNKKKIDASDIDEAEDRVIAGPAKKDRVISKREREMVAYHEAGHTIVGLVLSRARVVHKVTIIPRGRAGGYMIALPKEDQMLMTKDDMFEQIVGLLGGRTAEEIIFDVQSTGASNDFEQATALARSMVTEYGMSEKLGPVQYEGNHQVFIGRDYGQTKAYSEQIAFEIDQEVRNILNQAHQKAREIIEAHREQHKLIAEKLLQYETLDAKAIKSLFETGKMPEGTADEYPSEKAQTFEEAKRALEEKDAEKQAAEKSDFEEAKDYFEKEAKEARSDHDESDEDK
- a CDS encoding S1 domain-containing RNA-binding protein; the encoded protein is MSIEVGAKLQGKVSGITNFGAFIDLGDKKTGLVHISEVSNGFVKDINDVLKVGDEVTVLVTSVGNDGKIGLSIRKAQEQPQEKREFAKKETRNRPAQKKSFSRGQSSANNKQDFDTLMSSFLKDSDDRLSSLKRNTEGKRGGRGGRRN
- a CDS encoding FtsB family cell division protein; this encodes MKNENNITTLDTAYAKAQYAKYKEQHQQVVFRRRRLGAIFVAAIVVFVFVGIQLFNDHQRLQELSEIKQEAIAEKKAAEKNVAQLEHDVSLLKDEDYVAKLARSRFFYSKEGESVYPLPEETQSSNSTSSTTTDE